The DNA segment GGCGAACAGCTCTCGGAACTGGTCGCGCTCTTCGGCGACGTCGCCACCGGCGAGTTGCTCGCGCCGCTGCTCTTTCTCGTCGGCGCCGCCCTGGTCGGCGGGTCGGTCGCGTTCGTCGGCTACCTGGCCGCCGGTGCCGCCGTCGACAGCGTTACGCCGAGCTGAGGAGTTGGCGTCACACGGGTAGCCGCTGTCAGTCGAGTTAGCGCCACCACTCGGCACGTCAGCGTCACTCGGCCCCGCTCGACGCTCGGTCCAGTGCCGTCGCCGCGTCGTCGACAGCCCTGTCGATGTCGGGACCCAGGGGTGAGCCGACGACGATTCCGTCGACGTGCTCCAGGAGGTCACGGTACCGCTCGGTCACCGTCTCGACCGTCCCCGCGACGCAGAACGCGTCGATCATCGTGGGCGTCACCCGGTCGAACGCCTCGCCGAGGGATCCCCGTTCGAGGGCCTCGCTCACCGCCCGCGCCGCGTCGGGGTCGATATCGTGACGGTCGAGAGTCGGCTCTGCGGCGCCGCCGGCGATGAACGCGACCGGCGGGCGGGCGGCCTCCCGGGCGGCCTCGTCGGTTTCGGCGACACTCGTGCTGGCGAACGCGAGCGTTCGTGGCGGGTCGCGCTCCGCGTCCCGTTTCGCGAGTCCGTCCTCGAGGGAATCGCGCGCCCACGCGAGATCACGTGGGTGGGCCGCGTTGATCAGTACGCCGTCTCCGTGCGCGGCGCTCATGCCGAGCATCCCAGGCCCCTGCGCGCCGACGAAGACCGGGACGTCGACGGGGTCCAGGTTCAGAGACGCGTCCTCGACGGTCACGGCCCCGTCGTGGGTGACCGTCTCTCCGGCCCACAACCGGCGGGCGACCCGCATCGTCTCGAGTACGCGTCGCAGGGGCCGATCGCGCTCGATACCGAGTGCGGCGAGCGTCGATCGATCCCCCGCGCCCAGCCCGCAGATCGCTCGGCCATCACTGACCTCGTCGAGTGTCGCTATGGCCGAGGCGAGCGTGGCCGGGTGGCTCTCGTAGGGGTTGACGACGCCCGGTCCGAGAGCGATTGCCTCGGTGGCGTCCGCCATCCTGGTGAGGGTTATCCACGGGTCCCGATTGAAGTAGTGCGAACTGGTAAACGCCGCGTCGAAGCCCGCTGTCTCGGCGTGAGCGGCCAGTTCGGCGATCCGCTCGAGCGGGTGTTCGGGCGTGAGTTCGATCCCCCACGAGACCTCGGCGGGGTCGACGTCGTCGTCCGCTTGCCCCGACCCCTCTTCGGCGTCGGCGGTCATTCGTACGACCACTCCCGCAACGCCTGTCGTACCTGATCCTTCTCGATCGAGCGGAAGAGTTCCGCGCCGCCGGCGTGATCGCCGAAGTCGAAGTCGCGGACGACCACGGCCGGGGTGCCGTCGTCGCCCTCGCCGGTGACGAGGTTGGCGGCCGAGGCGAGTTCGTCGACGATCGCCTGGACGGTGACGCCGAGTTCGCGCCCGTCGCGATCCGTCTCGCCGCGCCAGTCGCGACTGGCCGGCATCCCCGCCCACCCGAGGGCGACGCCGCGCTGGCCGTGGCGGAACGGCCGGCCGCAGGTGTCGGTGACGATCACGCCCACCTCGTCGATGCCGTCGGGGACGGCCCCATCGCTGCCCGCAGTATCAATTTGGTCGGCCGCTTCGGCGTCGAGACCGTCGGCGCGTTCGAGCAGCCCGGCCCGAATCTCGGCTGCGCGGTCGGCCGGCCGCTTCGGGAGCAAGAGGAGGTCGTGTCCCGGGACGTTCGAGCGGTCGATACCCGCGTTGACGCACGTGTGCCCGAAACACGTCTCCGTCAGGAGGAACGGCGTCTCGACGATGACCTCGGTACTCTCTTCGAGGACGGCCTGGGCGAATTGCGGGTCCTTCTCCTCGCCCGTCAGCGCCTCGAACCGCTCGGCGAGCTCGACGGCCCGTGGACCGGCCGGGAAGTCCGCGAGGTCGGCCGTCCGACCGCGCGCCTTCGAGACGACCGTGCTCGCGACGGTAACCACGTCGCCCGGTTCGAGGGCGGCGCGCTCCGCGATCATCGTCGCGAGGTCGTCGCCCGGTTCTATCTCGGGGAGGTCCGGGACCGGGTGGAGTTGCATGGTCGATTCGAGGGGAAGCCGCGTAAAAAGGTCACCGTCACCGGAGATGGGAGACGACGACCGCAGCACGCCAGTCGCGGGCCGGGGCAAAACAGGTAAGCACTCGTTGCCAATAGTTGTGTGCATGGGTGAGACGGAGTACCGCGAGATCAGACTCACGGAGGACGCGTATCAGCGTCTCGAAGCATGCAGGCGGCCGGACGAGTCGATCTCGGAGGTGGTCGAACGGATCGCCGGTGAACGGTCGCTCGTCGAACTGGCCGGACTCGTCACCGACGAGGAAGCGAGTGCCATGCGGAAGGCGATTCGGAAGCGAGAACGCCAGTATCGAGCCCGCCTGGGAAGGGACGCTACGGAAATCGAAGTGACCCGGGGCTGAAACTCGTGATTCACCCGCCGTTCACGATTCTCGGGATCGGGCCGTCCGCCACGATCTTCGGGATCCGACCGTCCGCCGCAATTCCCAAGATTCCCCGCCACGGACGACGCAACCGATGACCGACGAGAACCCCGTAGACGGCGACGAATCCGACTCGACCAGTACGGAGCCGGACCACGTCGTCACCGCGTTCCTCCGCAACCGCGGCGAGATCCTCGCCTGCCGCCGCAGCGACGACGTCGGAACCTACCCCGGCGCCTGGGGCGGCGTCTCGGGCTTCGCCGAGGGCGACCCCGACGAACAGGTCCGGGTCGAGATCCGCGAAGAGACCGGCCTGCCGGACGACGCGGTATCGCTCGTCCGGTCGGGACGACCGCTATCGGTATCTGACCCCGACATCGGTCGCGAGTGGGTCGTCCACCCGTTCCTCTTCGACGTCGACACCCGCGAGATCGAACTGAGCGACGAGCACACCGACGCGGCCTGGATCCCGCCGACCGACCTCGCCGTCGGCGACCGCGAGACCGTCCCGAAGCTCTGGGAGACCTACGAGCGCGTCG comes from the Halovivax cerinus genome and includes:
- a CDS encoding 5,10-methylenetetrahydromethanopterin reductase — encoded protein: MTADAEEGSGQADDDVDPAEVSWGIELTPEHPLERIAELAAHAETAGFDAAFTSSHYFNRDPWITLTRMADATEAIALGPGVVNPYESHPATLASAIATLDEVSDGRAICGLGAGDRSTLAALGIERDRPLRRVLETMRVARRLWAGETVTHDGAVTVEDASLNLDPVDVPVFVGAQGPGMLGMSAAHGDGVLINAAHPRDLAWARDSLEDGLAKRDAERDPPRTLAFASTSVAETDEAAREAARPPVAFIAGGAAEPTLDRHDIDPDAARAVSEALERGSLGEAFDRVTPTMIDAFCVAGTVETVTERYRDLLEHVDGIVVGSPLGPDIDRAVDDAATALDRASSGAE
- a CDS encoding coenzyme F420-0:L-glutamate ligase; the protein is MQLHPVPDLPEIEPGDDLATMIAERAALEPGDVVTVASTVVSKARGRTADLADFPAGPRAVELAERFEALTGEEKDPQFAQAVLEESTEVIVETPFLLTETCFGHTCVNAGIDRSNVPGHDLLLLPKRPADRAAEIRAGLLERADGLDAEAADQIDTAGSDGAVPDGIDEVGVIVTDTCGRPFRHGQRGVALGWAGMPASRDWRGETDRDGRELGVTVQAIVDELASAANLVTGEGDDGTPAVVVRDFDFGDHAGGAELFRSIEKDQVRQALREWSYE
- a CDS encoding antitoxin VapB family protein, which encodes MGETEYREIRLTEDAYQRLEACRRPDESISEVVERIAGERSLVELAGLVTDEEASAMRKAIRKRERQYRARLGRDATEIEVTRG